AGGTCGAGGTCGATAACTTCCACGCCGTGGCTTTCCATAAACTCGCGGGCCCCGTCGAAGGTGCGCGATTCGCCCACAATCACCTTCGGAATTTTGAACTGCACGATGGTGCCGGCGCACATGTAGCAAGGCATCAGGGTGCTGTAAATCACGGTGTCGCGGTAGGTACTTTGGCGGCCGGCGTTGGTGAGGCAGTCCATTTCGCCGTGCTTGATGGCGGAGCCTTCCTGCACGCGCTTGTTGTGGCCTTTGGCTACTATCTGGCCGTTGCGTACCAGCACCGAGCCAATCGGAATACCACCCTCGGAGCGGCCCAGGCGGGCTTCGTCGATGGCGGCTTGCATGAATTCGTCCATGGGAAAGAAATAGGTTTTGTGGCCGCAAAGGTAGCAGCTAGCCCACCGTTGCGCGGCCGACAGCCCTAGGTGATGCCGGCCGAGTAGCCGGCCGGGAGCAACGGCAGAAGCGCAGTAAGCAGCTGGGCTAAAATGCCTGCCCGCGGGCCCAGTCTTCGGCCGACTGCTTTTGCTGCGGGGTAAAGTGCTTGATGAGGGCCGGCGTGAGGCTGGTGCCCAACCCCACGGCGGCGTTTACCAGGGCGCTATCTTCGGTAATCACGGCCACGCGGTTAAAATCTTTGTAGTGCTTGATGTCCTGCCGGATTTCCTCCCACAGCGCCCGCAGCGAAATGCCGTCGAAATGGCGCACTTCCACGCACACGTTCACCTTGTTCCAGCGGGCAATTTTCTGCTCCAGCACGGGCACCACCTGGTCGTAATCGGCCCGCGAAATGGGCCCGTTGATGATGAACGTGAGGAGGTTGTGGTCGGGATGATCAACGGCTCGGAGCATGGCCTTGGCAATTATTAGTACTGCATTGGTTACGCGTTGGTGGCCACAGGGTTGATTCTTCGCTACGAGAGGAAGTAGCGCGACCAGAACACCCAACCCCAAAGGAGCGGAAATACGAATGGGCTGACAATCAGGCAGCCGTATAGTATTGCTGGGAGCTGATCGTGGTGAGCAACCGAGGAAAAGCACATGCCTAGGTACAGCACAGTCTGAACAGCCAAGGTTGCGCTACCTGTCGCCGCAAAAAAGGACGAATATGGGCGTTTGCGTTTAGCAGGTGTAGCACTCCTCCTTAAGAAACCGGCTAAGCAAGCTGTTGCCAACAGGCCAATAAGTCCTGGGCACAAGTAAAGCAATGCGTATTGCTGAAGCGCCGCTAGCATCCTTTCCTACCTAGCGCAGATGCCCTTGTAGGGGCACCACTGGCACACGTTCAGGTCGTCGGTTTTGCGGATGGGCTCCTGGGGGTCGAGCATGCGGTCGACGAGGCGGGTGAGCACCTGCTGGCTGGTTTCCTCGAACAGCTGGCCGTCGGCCGTCAGAAACCCTAGGTCGGCGGAGAGCGGGGCAGGGTCGGGGCTGCGCAGGGGCACGATGGCGGCATCGGCAGCGGCATAGCCGCGCTGGGCCAGCATCAGGCGGTAAAGCCAGAGCTGCCGCACTTTATCGGCTCCGCCGCCGGCTTCGGTTACCATGCGCTCGATGGCCTCCTGGGGGGTGCGTTTGCTGCGGCTGCCGCCCATCAGGTTGAGCGAAGCGCCGTGCACCGAGCCGGTTTTGTAGTCGATGATGCGGCGGCGGCCGTCGGGTAGCTCGTCGATGCGGTCGGCAAAACCGATGAGGCGCACCGCCACCCGGTCGCCGGCTTTGGTTTCAACAAACACGGTGCCGTGCAGCTGTTCTTCCAGGCCAACCACTTTCAGGGGGCCATCGGCCTGGATTTGCGCAATCAGCGAATCCAAATAGCGCTGCACCAGGTGGCGGCCCACGCCGCGCAGCACGTGGTTCAGGCCTTCGTCGGGCAGTTGCTGGCGGGGGGTGGTGGTTTCGTTGCCGTCGTCGAGGGCGAGGCCACGCTCCAGCAAATCGGCCACGCGCGGCTTCCACGATTCAACGTCGTCGGCCCCGATGGCGTGGCCGGCCGTTACGTAGGGCCGCATCAGCTCCTCCAGCACGTAGTGGACGGCCGTGCCAAACACGTCGGCCCCTAGGTCTTCGGCCACGGTTTCCTGCTCCTGAAACTTGGCCACCCGCGAGAAATAAAACTGCAGCGAGCAGGTGAGAAACTGATTCAGGCCCGAGGCCGACAAGCCCCGCTCGAGCAGCCCCCGAATGGCCCCCAGCATTTCCCAATCCTTCTCGAGCACCAGGTCGCCCTCGTATTTTTGAGTTGTCAGTTGTCGGTTGCCAGTTGTCAGGTGCTGGTCGAGTGGCAACTGGTTTGCGGGGGCAGTGGCCGAGCCGCGGGCTACTTCGCCGCCTACTTCAAACCCTTCGGGCGTAACCGTGGCCGAGGCGGTCAGGTCGAGCACTTCGAGGTTGGGGTTCTGAATCCTTAAGTCGTTTTCGATCTGCAGCAAAAAGCGGCTCCGCTCGCCGGCCTGCACGCCCTCCGAGCCCGGCAGAATATGCACCAGATCGACGCGCCGGGCCCGCTGCAACAGGCGCCAGAACTGGTGCGAAGTAGCGGCCTCGTGCTCGGCGTAGGTGGGCATGCCGTACTTGGTGAGCACGTCGTAGGGGAACAACGAGGTGTTGCGCTTGGGCGCGGGCAGGATGTTCTCGTTGCAGCTCAGGATGATGATGTGGTCGAAATCCAGGGCGCGGGTTTCGAGCAAACCCATTACCTGCACCTGCGCGATCGGCTCGCCCGAAAAGGGCAGGCGCGTGCGGCCCATCTGCTCGTACAAAAAGCGGCGGAACGAGCGCACCGAAGGGCGCTGCTCGCGGCAGTCGAAAGCCGAATCGAGCTGACGGACGAGGGTGTAGAACAGATACAGGTACTCGGCCTCGATGGCGGTGTGCTCCTGGCGGTACACATCGCGCAGCAAATCAATTACTTCGTAGCAGGCACGCACCACGTCGTCGCAGTTGCGCCACGGGCGGAACAGCGCCTCCACCAGCGGGTGGTGCCGGCCTAGGTCGCGCAGCTCATCTTCGGAAAGCAACACAGAATTGCGCTTCACGATTTGGCGGCAGATGTCGTCGAGCACGCCGTGGTAGGGCTGCTGCTCGGGCTGGTGGTCGAGCCATTGCTCGTAGCGGCGCAAAAAGGGGTGCGCCAGCAGCTTGGTTACCGTGAGGTGGTGGTAGCGTCGCACGCCGTAATCGGGGCCGGTTTCGCCTTCGCGCACGCCCGTGAGGTGCACCTCAAACAGCAAGTCGATGAGGTTGAACAGGGGCGTGCTGCGGAAGCTTAGGCCCATGGTTACGTTGAACTGCGGCACCTGCTCGGGCGGCAAGCCGTGCAGCACGGGCAGCAGCAAGGTTTCGTCGGGCAGCACCACGGCCACCGAGGCGTTGGGCGCGGTTTGCAGCCCTTCGGCCACCAGCTGCCCGGCTACTTTGCCCTGCATCGAGTTGTTGGCCACGCCAATCATGCGAATCTGGCGGGGCAACGTGCGCAGCAAATCCTCGGGGCCGGTTTCGGCAAAGCCAAAGGCCGCGGGCCCTAGGTCGAGGTACTCGGCAATGCGCCGGAAGGGCAAACCGGCCCGATTCGGCGACTCGCCATCGAGGTAAAACCGGTCGGTATCGAAGCGTACTTCGGCCTTGGCCTGCTTGAGCAGCAAACGGATGAGGTACTGCTCGGCCCGCGACAACGTGCCCAGGCCCAGGAAGATGTGCTGCGGCACCTGCGCCGCATCGTCCTGCAGGCGCTTCTGCATGCGGTCGACGGCCAGGCGGTATGCCAGGCCAGGGTAGGCCAGGGCCTGGTCTTTGAGGCGACGGCGCAAGCGGCGGTAGACTTTCTCGAGGTCGTCCCAGAAACGGAACCACGCCGCCGTGGCCGAGGCCGGGGTGGGCGTGTCGGTTAGGTCCCAGCGCTCCAGGGCCTTGGCTTCGGAGAGGTACTCGAACAAACCGGCGGGGTCCGCGAGGTTCTGGTCGAGAGC
The sequence above is drawn from the Hymenobacter sp. YIM 151858-1 genome and encodes:
- a CDS encoding SpoIIAA family protein produces the protein MLRAVDHPDHNLLTFIINGPISRADYDQVVPVLEQKIARWNKVNVCVEVRHFDGISLRALWEEIRQDIKHYKDFNRVAVITEDSALVNAAVGLGTSLTPALIKHFTPQQKQSAEDWARGQAF
- a CDS encoding nucleoside deaminase; translation: MDEFMQAAIDEARLGRSEGGIPIGSVLVRNGQIVAKGHNKRVQEGSAIKHGEMDCLTNAGRQSTYRDTVIYSTLMPCYMCAGTIVQFKIPKVIVGESRTFDGAREFMESHGVEVIDLDLPECVQMMEDFIAAEPTLWNEDIAE
- a CDS encoding PD-(D/E)XK nuclease family protein, which codes for MTPSVLPAASTFSPSAPDAAALQPFLRQAAQDLLSRFSGSELSDLVVVVPTRRAVVYLKNELALAAPKGEAIWSPRVASMEDYMVELAGVQVEEPIALQLMLFDILRELDPKLDFDLFTGWSRLLLDDFSALDQNLADPAGLFEYLSEAKALERWDLTDTPTPASATAAWFRFWDDLEKVYRRLRRRLKDQALAYPGLAYRLAVDRMQKRLQDDAAQVPQHIFLGLGTLSRAEQYLIRLLLKQAKAEVRFDTDRFYLDGESPNRAGLPFRRIAEYLDLGPAAFGFAETGPEDLLRTLPRQIRMIGVANNSMQGKVAGQLVAEGLQTAPNASVAVVLPDETLLLPVLHGLPPEQVPQFNVTMGLSFRSTPLFNLIDLLFEVHLTGVREGETGPDYGVRRYHHLTVTKLLAHPFLRRYEQWLDHQPEQQPYHGVLDDICRQIVKRNSVLLSEDELRDLGRHHPLVEALFRPWRNCDDVVRACYEVIDLLRDVYRQEHTAIEAEYLYLFYTLVRQLDSAFDCREQRPSVRSFRRFLYEQMGRTRLPFSGEPIAQVQVMGLLETRALDFDHIIILSCNENILPAPKRNTSLFPYDVLTKYGMPTYAEHEAATSHQFWRLLQRARRVDLVHILPGSEGVQAGERSRFLLQIENDLRIQNPNLEVLDLTASATVTPEGFEVGGEVARGSATAPANQLPLDQHLTTGNRQLTTQKYEGDLVLEKDWEMLGAIRGLLERGLSASGLNQFLTCSLQFYFSRVAKFQEQETVAEDLGADVFGTAVHYVLEELMRPYVTAGHAIGADDVESWKPRVADLLERGLALDDGNETTTPRQQLPDEGLNHVLRGVGRHLVQRYLDSLIAQIQADGPLKVVGLEEQLHGTVFVETKAGDRVAVRLIGFADRIDELPDGRRRIIDYKTGSVHGASLNLMGGSRSKRTPQEAIERMVTEAGGGADKVRQLWLYRLMLAQRGYAAADAAIVPLRSPDPAPLSADLGFLTADGQLFEETSQQVLTRLVDRMLDPQEPIRKTDDLNVCQWCPYKGICAR